The proteins below come from a single Dehalococcoidia bacterium genomic window:
- a CDS encoding cob(I)yrinic acid a,c-diamide adenosyltransferase, with the protein MATITTHTGDDGTTGLLGPERVSKDDPRIEALGALDEAQSALGFARAFARPAAAERLLAIQRALYRLMGELSTSGQPNGDQIAREYDLWTTVEQVEALERDILAWREAAPSQFIIPGDSPFDGALHLGRALVRRAERRVVTLDRAGLLANPQSLRYLNRLSDWLYLFAQQEASRPPLIARERSRRGKKERGSDQPASSAASPTDDRRS; encoded by the coding sequence ATGGCGACGATCACGACCCATACCGGCGATGACGGAACGACCGGCCTGCTCGGTCCGGAGCGTGTCTCCAAGGATGATCCGCGCATCGAAGCGCTCGGCGCCCTCGATGAGGCCCAGTCGGCGCTCGGCTTTGCGCGCGCTTTCGCTCGGCCGGCAGCAGCCGAGCGTCTGCTTGCCATCCAGCGCGCGCTCTATCGGCTGATGGGCGAGCTCTCCACGAGCGGTCAGCCGAATGGCGATCAGATCGCGCGCGAGTATGACTTGTGGACGACCGTCGAGCAGGTCGAAGCGCTGGAGCGCGACATTCTTGCGTGGCGAGAAGCTGCGCCGAGCCAGTTCATCATCCCGGGCGACTCGCCCTTCGACGGCGCCCTGCATCTCGGCCGGGCGCTGGTGCGGCGCGCCGAGCGGCGGGTGGTCACCCTTGACCGGGCGGGGCTGCTCGCCAATCCGCAGTCGCTCCGCTACCTGAACCGTCTTTCAGATTGGCTCTACCTTTTCGCGCAGCAGGAAGCGTCGCGCCCGCCCCTCATCGCTCGGGAGCGTTCTCGGCGCGGAAAGAAGGAGCGAGGCTCCGACCAGCCCGCCTCCTCTGCGGCGAGCCCGACCGACGACCGCCGCTCCTGA
- a CDS encoding uracil-DNA glycosylase, with the protein MTTAAERLAALESEMKACRRCPLAEARTRVVPGEGPVNAEVLFIGEAPGFNEDRQGRPFVGQAGQLLTELLQSIGLRREDVYITNVVKCRPPNNRDPLPNEIAACRPWLEAQLQVLAPLVICTLGRHSMARYFKASISRIHGQPAKIGEVWVMPFFHPAAALHNQALRPALFEDFQKLPALLERARAERRAKATAAPEPPPEPKQLSLF; encoded by the coding sequence ATGACCACTGCTGCTGAGCGCCTGGCTGCCCTCGAATCCGAGATGAAAGCCTGCCGCCGCTGTCCTCTTGCCGAAGCGCGGACGCGCGTCGTTCCGGGGGAAGGCCCGGTGAACGCGGAGGTGCTCTTCATCGGCGAAGCGCCCGGCTTCAACGAAGACCGTCAGGGCCGCCCCTTCGTGGGGCAAGCCGGCCAGCTCTTGACCGAACTGCTCCAGTCGATCGGCCTCCGGCGCGAGGACGTCTACATCACGAACGTCGTCAAGTGCCGGCCGCCGAACAATCGCGACCCGCTGCCGAACGAGATCGCGGCCTGTCGTCCCTGGCTCGAGGCGCAGCTGCAGGTCCTCGCGCCGCTCGTCATCTGCACGCTCGGGCGGCATTCGATGGCGCGTTATTTCAAGGCGAGTATCTCGCGCATCCACGGCCAGCCGGCGAAGATCGGCGAGGTCTGGGTGATGCCGTTCTTCCACCCGGCAGCGGCGCTCCACAATCAGGCGCTCCGGCCTGCGCTGTTCGAGGATTTTCAGAAGCTGCCGGCGCTTCTCGAGCGCGCCCGCGCAGAGCGGCGCGCCAAAGCGACCGCCGCGCCCGAGCCGCCGCCTGAGCCGAAACAGCTCTCCCTCTTCTAA
- a CDS encoding class I SAM-dependent methyltransferase — protein sequence MSADPYADLVEMYDLEHEGFEDDIDLYEALARRTGGPVLEVGCGTGRVADALARRGFSVIGVDPSPAMLAAARRRSAALPTVRYLAGDAAHLPFAEPVGLAIFALDTFAHLLTVEEQLTALRQVRRLLTRRGRLVIDLAAADPGTWVREESLVLHAWTRSIGSDYVQKLVARTVDEIAQVQTLRLTYDRWSAEQPVRRVGGELRLRYFFRNEVDLLLRLSGFTPEGWYGDYDLSPLESDSPRLIVIARRGRAR from the coding sequence ATGAGCGCCGACCCGTACGCCGACCTCGTCGAGATGTATGACCTTGAGCACGAGGGGTTCGAAGACGATATCGACCTCTACGAAGCGTTGGCGCGCCGAACCGGCGGACCGGTGCTCGAGGTTGGCTGCGGCACTGGCCGGGTCGCCGACGCCTTGGCGCGCCGCGGCTTCTCGGTGATTGGGGTTGACCCGTCTCCTGCCATGCTCGCCGCGGCCCGCCGACGGAGCGCTGCCCTCCCGACAGTGCGCTACCTCGCGGGAGATGCTGCGCATCTGCCTTTCGCCGAGCCGGTGGGGCTCGCGATCTTTGCGCTCGACACGTTCGCTCATCTCCTCACCGTCGAGGAGCAGCTCACCGCGCTCCGCCAGGTGCGCCGGCTTCTGACACGACGCGGCAGGCTGGTGATCGACCTCGCCGCAGCCGACCCGGGAACGTGGGTGCGGGAGGAGAGCCTCGTTCTCCATGCGTGGACGCGTTCGATCGGGAGCGACTACGTTCAAAAGCTCGTCGCGCGAACAGTGGACGAAATCGCTCAGGTCCAGACGCTCCGTCTCACCTACGACCGCTGGTCGGCCGAGCAGCCCGTCCGGCGGGTTGGAGGCGAACTCCGCCTGCGCTACTTCTTCCGCAACGAGGTCGACCTCCTGCTTCGGCTGAGCGGCTTCACGCCGGAAGGGTGGTACGGCGACTACGATCTCTCTCCGCTCGAGAGCGACAGTCCGCGCCTGATCGTCATCGCGCGTCGGGGGCGAGCGCGGTGA
- a CDS encoding tetratricopeptide repeat protein codes for MTLPNLRALVDGGKLLARLGARVEAEAVLRLALSLDSESRDALLWLGAIVADPVESLALIGRAHALDPTDPRATAGLAWARARCGRLEERAGSEPAADLRLPKETRRPPDPPPAPPPTDAASQAPRKDQRVDALLEQARRSLAAGDLVETILAANEAAQLDPSSLEALALLGVAYYRDERPHDAERVYRRMLLLQPDHAEAHANLGVLAAEAGRLDEAERAYRRALESDPTLDEVRLALADLLLDQGHVDAAVREWRVVADRNPTVIEFQVKLAEAYESAQRFDEAAAAYLRAIERQGDDPTLRLRLGRVLHACGRTGAAVEQFREACRSPHATAECFTALAAALLDLGRREEAAQALDRALTLAPDDEAAHDLLSRLHPSSRRPSSLPEVVGPSRGILERLRLR; via the coding sequence GTGACCCTCCCGAATCTCCGAGCGCTCGTCGATGGCGGAAAGCTCCTCGCGCGGCTCGGCGCGCGCGTTGAAGCCGAGGCGGTGCTGCGCCTTGCCCTCTCCCTCGACAGCGAGTCGCGAGATGCCCTGCTGTGGCTGGGAGCGATCGTCGCCGACCCGGTCGAGTCGCTCGCCCTGATTGGCCGCGCGCATGCCCTCGACCCGACCGATCCGCGAGCCACGGCTGGCCTCGCCTGGGCGCGCGCCCGCTGCGGCCGCCTCGAAGAGCGCGCCGGCAGCGAGCCCGCCGCCGACCTCCGCCTCCCGAAGGAGACGAGGAGGCCGCCCGACCCCCCGCCTGCTCCACCGCCGACCGACGCGGCATCCCAAGCGCCCCGGAAAGACCAGCGTGTCGATGCGCTGCTTGAGCAAGCGCGCCGCTCTCTCGCGGCGGGCGACCTCGTTGAAACCATCCTCGCGGCAAACGAAGCTGCCCAGCTCGACCCGTCCTCACTGGAGGCACTTGCGCTGCTCGGGGTCGCCTACTATCGCGACGAGCGGCCGCACGATGCCGAACGGGTCTACCGCCGGATGCTGCTCCTCCAGCCCGACCACGCCGAAGCGCACGCGAATCTCGGCGTACTCGCCGCCGAAGCCGGCCGCCTTGACGAGGCCGAACGCGCCTATCGCCGCGCCCTCGAGAGCGATCCGACCCTCGATGAAGTGCGGCTTGCTCTCGCCGACCTCCTTCTCGACCAGGGCCATGTGGATGCTGCCGTGCGAGAGTGGCGGGTTGTCGCCGACCGCAATCCGACCGTGATTGAATTCCAAGTTAAGCTTGCCGAGGCATACGAGTCGGCACAGCGGTTCGACGAGGCTGCGGCGGCGTATTTACGAGCGATTGAGCGCCAAGGCGACGACCCGACGCTCCGCCTCCGGCTCGGACGCGTGCTTCACGCCTGCGGACGGACCGGCGCGGCCGTCGAGCAGTTTCGCGAGGCGTGCCGCAGCCCCCACGCCACCGCCGAATGCTTCACCGCGCTCGCGGCGGCTCTGCTTGACCTCGGTCGGCGAGAGGAGGCGGCCCAGGCGCTCGACCGCGCCCTCACCCTCGCACCCGACGACGAAGCCGCTCACGACTTACTCAGCCGCCTTCATCCCTCGTCACGCCGTCCCTCTTCTCTTCCCGAGGTCGTCGGTCCGTCTCGGGGTATCCTTGAGCGGTTACGCCTGCGCTAG
- the plsX gene encoding phosphate acyltransferase PlsX: MEIVVDAMGGDHAPSEIVKGAQLAVRELGVAVTLVGPQALIERELAGASDGITVLDAASVIGMDEHPARAVRSKRDSSIVVGIERVKERGGAFVSAGNSGATMAAALLTLGRLPGVDRPALATVFPTRTGRVVLIDVGANADVRPDWLRQFAVMGSLYAEIVLGISRPRVGLLSNGEEETKGNQLVQEAFPLLKEAGLNFIGNVEGRDIPAGTADVIVTDGFTGNVVIKLAEGVSETLFAILRDELTASIVTKVAAGFLRPAFRRIAKKLDYAEYGGAPLLGVRGLAIVAHGRSDARAIKAAIRVAKNAIDQRLVEAIAAGLGTPSSSGDHP; this comes from the coding sequence GTGGAGATCGTCGTCGACGCGATGGGCGGAGATCATGCGCCGTCGGAGATTGTCAAAGGCGCCCAGCTTGCGGTGCGCGAGCTGGGCGTCGCGGTGACGCTTGTGGGACCGCAGGCGCTCATCGAGCGCGAGCTCGCTGGCGCCTCCGACGGGATCACTGTGCTGGATGCAGCGAGCGTGATTGGGATGGACGAACATCCAGCGCGGGCCGTGCGCAGCAAGCGCGACTCGTCCATCGTCGTCGGCATCGAGCGCGTTAAGGAGCGGGGCGGCGCCTTCGTGTCGGCGGGGAACAGCGGCGCGACGATGGCGGCGGCGCTCCTCACGCTGGGCCGGCTCCCTGGCGTTGATCGGCCGGCACTTGCCACCGTTTTCCCGACGCGGACGGGGCGGGTCGTGCTGATCGATGTCGGCGCGAACGCCGACGTTCGGCCAGACTGGCTGCGTCAGTTCGCCGTGATGGGCAGCCTCTATGCCGAAATCGTGCTCGGCATCAGCCGACCGCGGGTGGGCCTGCTCTCGAACGGCGAGGAGGAGACGAAAGGAAACCAGCTGGTCCAGGAGGCCTTTCCGCTGCTCAAGGAAGCCGGGCTGAACTTCATCGGCAATGTCGAAGGGCGCGACATTCCGGCCGGCACCGCCGACGTGATCGTGACCGACGGCTTTACCGGCAACGTCGTGATCAAGCTGGCCGAAGGCGTGAGCGAGACCCTCTTTGCGATCCTGCGCGACGAACTGACCGCCAGCATCGTGACGAAGGTAGCGGCTGGCTTCCTCCGGCCGGCTTTCCGCCGCATCGCCAAGAAGCTCGACTACGCTGAGTACGGCGGCGCGCCGCTCCTCGGCGTCCGCGGGCTGGCGATCGTGGCCCATGGCCGGTCCGACGCCCGCGCCATCAAGGCGGCGATCCGGGTCGCCAAAAACGCCATCGACCAGCGGCTCGTCGAGGCGATCGCGGCCGGGCTGGGCACGCCGTCCTCTTCGGGGGATCACCCATGA